In the genome of Mercurialis annua linkage group LG8, ddMerAnnu1.2, whole genome shotgun sequence, the window TGTTCATTTGCACATAAGTTCTTTCGCTAATAGCATATACATAttgatttttcttctttcgtcCACATCACCAAAGCTTGCAAAATTCAAAGCCATATTGAGAAATTGCTCACTAGTATCACATGACCAATGGTGATACAGAAGTAAACATGCAACATATATAATGTACTCCACTTGAATCACTTACCTAGAATCTCAGAAAATAAACATagttattgatttatttaaactaaatattgatACAGTGCAATAATAGTaacatagaaaaataaatatgactGAATGATATAGAATGTTGAGACTGAACAAGATGAGCAATTTTATGGTAAATTGATGTAGTACATATTAGGATAAAACTGCTATAGGattaattaaatgaataatttGAAGTTTAAGTCTGAATTTCAGCTTATTCCCTCTTGTGTAGAGAGTTCTCACTATATAGGAATAATTACAAGCTGATGAGGAGGCGATGGAAATTGCGATAATAATAACTCAACATTAAATAATTCATGCAATTTCACACTTGTTCATATGCACACGAATTTTTTAGGCTGGTTTTCAATTTGTAATTGTTAGAATTTCCCTATTATCTAATACATCCTAACAAAGAAAAATTAACAACTATAAAGTACTAAAGGAAAGAGCTGTATAAGGCGGAAAATCTATTAAATATAAGCAAAGAAATCAATAGGTATTAATTAGGCAATTAATGCCTAAATCAATTCCTTTGACATTTGTCATATTGCTCGAGACAAGAATTTGTCATATTGGTTGACACATAGCATGAAGTAGTTTATCCGTGGAATTATTAGTCTCGCTCCACACATCATCTTTATCGTTTATCTATAATGTCCCATTAACCTAAGAACAACAACTATTAGATGTAAATAGTTGCACAAGCAGATAATGgaattaaattctaatattttcAATAATGTCGCTCAGAAACTGCAATAGAGGTTCAGGGGCGGAGAGAGAGTGGGGCGAGGTGTAAATAGTTGCACAAGCAGATAATGgaattaaattctaatattttcAATAATGTCGCTCAGAAACTGCAATAGAGGTTCAGGGGCGGAGAGAGAGTGGGGCGAGGTGCAGCGGCCGCCCCACTCCTCCAGCAAAATCTCTCAAGCCGTGCTACTACCCATCGTCCCTTCTTCAGTCCGGCCGCCATTGATATTGCTGCTGCAActtgaaaaaagaaatttaaaataaggaAGAAGATGTATAGTGTAGGTTTAaagttttaatgaaaaaaaaaacagctgaTATTCAACCTAAGTCGCTATATAATCATCTTTCTCTTTTTCCCTTTTAAATGGAAAACTCTAGCCGTCAAGagttttcattttgttttttgcTTCGGCTGCCGTTAATGGTTTATTTTTAGCCctttttattgctttagaataaaataaatagtcgacttattcattttttttgtttttgttggtaAATCTATCAACAAgccgcatcaatttcaatatatatacaaattaagAATCAAAGATATCAAGACCTTGAAAATGAAATAGTTTATaaactatattaattttttagtacCTTTATTACAACGATTGTCTTTCTTTACGAaagtttgttgtcctttctctatgaaaggtttgtatttttttatgaagGGTTAGGTAAGTATTCTGTTAGACAGCGAAATATTGAATCTTATTATGATAGAatagttatgtaattttttttattttgtaaggcgatctggTGAACAAGTCTTTACAttttgttccatgtcaggtcattagaaactGTTATATCTTTCTAAATTCTTACACTTGTAACTACTTGATATTAATGGAGGATTATTtgattctaaaaataataattttaatgggCCAAAATATAAGTTGGCCCTTGATTTTTCAAGATATTTTgagttaaaatcataaatagccctttatttttttttatttttttttcaatgtgTATATCCTTTTTTTCTTAagaaaaattgaaccaaatatgTTGAATatctacaaaaattaaaatagctaAACGACATATTATTtagcttatttatttttaaatactgtTTATATAAAAACAGTCGAATGACATATTGTTGagtcaaaatttatttattttttaaatagtggAACGATAAAAGTTCCGCCCTACTTAAGTCGAATTCCTAGTTCCGCCTCCGCGAAGGATGATACATAGACCTCAATGTCCATCAGCAGATAAACTACAACAGAAAATAACGACTTAGTGCTTACACAGGAAAAAATTGACAAAGAAACACAAATATGTATATAAGTAGAAAAGTTGAACTTAAAATGCCTGTTGCATCTAGCCTATCTTCCGTATTCTCCTTTAATCTATTTTTCATAGTATCCAACATGTTCTTGTGGATACCTAATTGTAATTAACTACTTATTCTTTAATAACTTATTAACATGTATGTAACTGAGAGTGGTAAGTCATGTCATAATGTGTCATATATCCgtctaaatataatttattttaataaaccaGAATGATCCATTAAATTAATCGTAAATTTTCAAACATGACATATTTATTTAACAGTTTAATACGGTACAAACCATTTAATCATTGATAATAAATGTCATATAGATTATAGTTTACACAAAATATTAGTTAACTCattcaaactaaaatatattttaataatctcGCAAACTTATTAAaccttaaattaaatatatcctTACATACACATCcaaatattaattagttttgatttctaaaaatacaaaaatttagttttttaatatttatcttacgCTTTTGTTCATACggatatattaaaattacatatatgaGTTAATTCATGaacacaattaattaaataggttGGAACATGTTTTTAAAAGGTTAcataaattaaatctaattaagctatttttttgtaattttaacgaATCAATTTGTCAATAATCCggatttagataaaattaatttaaatttacttaattttatattacatatatattccTGCAGAGTTAGCAGCCAGTTGGTAATGGCTCcatgttatgtgttttttgTTTCTCAATCTAATTAAACTACAATCTGTGTTACCAATAGTCTCCACAAGAGCAAATCCCATTCTTAAAGTGATGAAAACGGTTAGAATCCCTCACAATAATCTCCCTCTCTGTAATTCTAGCTATATATTTAGTTGCAGTGTGACAATCACCACAGACCCTCAAGTTCTTGAAGATCCTAATCTGAGTTTTAGGTGGTGTACTGATGATTGCGTATGCAATTGCCAATCTCTCACTATGGCTCATGAGAATGTGTTCCTTTTCGTCTTCCTCGACGTCTTGCAACACGAAGCTTAAGTCCGGAACGTAACCGAGGATCTTCATTTTCGCAGTCAATTTGATTAACTCTTTGTATATCTCTTCATATTTCGGATGAGTTTTGTCGGCAGTTCTGAATACATCTACTTTATTGTTCACTTCGACGGAGCTCCATCCGGGAGTCTTCTTTAATCCCCTGTCCCTTGCTAATGCTCTCATGTTATCCGCTCCCTCCCATTTTCCTGCAGTAGCATATATGTTCGACAGCAGAACGTAATAGCCGGCATTCCCTGAATCAACCTCAAACAAACGATCCAAAGCATATTTTCCTAACTCGACATTCCCATGAATTCTGCAAGCGCCAAGGAGAACACCCCACATAGAGGCATCAGGCGTGATTGGCATATTTTTTATGAGCTTGTAGGCCATTTCGAGTTCACCAGCCCTGCCATATAAATCTACCATGCAGCCGTAGTGCTTCAAACTAGGCTTAATCTTATATTCTTCTTGCATCATATGGAAGTACCTTTGACCATCACTGACCGAACCACAATGGCTACAAGCTGATAATAAAGATACAAACGTTACATGGTCCGGTTTTACTCCATCACCTATCATTTCTCTAAAAAGCTTAAGCACATTTTCGCAGTGCCCGTGAATTGCATGACAAGATATTATCGCGTTCCATGGTACTGAATCCTTTCTATGCACTTCGTAGAACAAAGACATAGCGTCATCTAACTTTCCACATTTTCCATACATGTCAATGAGACAGGTCCCCACGAAAACATCCGAGTAAAGAGAATTTTTAATAACAAGACCGTGAATTTTCATGCCTTGTCGCAAGGCTCCAAGATGAGAATAGGCTGGTAGAATACTTACCCAAGTGCCTTGAGTTGGAATTACATCTGCACATTCTTCCATCAGGTTATATACTTCAATGGCCTTGCTTGCAAAACCATTCTGAGCATAACCAGTAATTAAAGTGTTCCATGATATCACATCTTTAATAGGAAGTATTTCAAAAACTGCTCTGGCAGAATCAGTAAGCCCCAATTTCGAATACATATCCATAATGGCATTTCCAATAACGGGATCTTCCACGAACCATCCCCTCCTTAAGACAAATCCATAAACAGACCTGCAGTTTGAATGATCGTTCAGTCGAGCAACAATAGAAGCTAAACTTACAAGAGTCAACAAATCAGGTTGCATTCGAACTCGGAGCATCTCGTCAAAGAAAAAACGCGCAGAAACAGCATCATTATTCTGCTCGTAAGCAGCAATAATCGAATTCCACGACACAATATCTCTAACCACCATATGATCAAAAACTTTCCGTGCAGACCCCAGACTACCAAACTCAGCATACATAGCAATCAACGCATTACACACAAACGAATCAAATTCCAGCCCGAGCTTTATAACCAACAAATGAATCAACCTTCCAACTAAAACATCCCTCAACTTTGCGCAAACAGAAAGAACACTCGCAGCAGCAAAACCATCCATAACTACCCCTTCTTTTCTCATCTCATCCACAACATCCACCACCTCTACAACGTTCCCATTCTGACAATACCCAGAAATCATTGCATTCCAAGCACCACAATCTCTCGTCGGCATTTCATCAAACAGTTTACGAGCATCACCAACAAATCGAAACTTCGAGTACATATGAATCAAACTAGCACCTACAAACACATCAAACTCAAAACCCAACTTCAGAACTAAACAATGCAACTTAATCCCATCAATGAGACTCCTACAAGCTTTAATAACAGGAGGAAAAGTATAAAAATCAGGGTGAAACCCTGATTTTAAAAAGGTAT includes:
- the LOC126659615 gene encoding pentatricopeptide repeat-containing protein At4g33990; the protein is MLHLQLNKLPPTCKATIFSKILPSNFYPFFSTSTNSLQITPNTLQNDSKDINFDLIFQSCTKLAHAKCFHTLLLASEQSQNTYFAAKLIHLYAYFDELSLSCKTFNQIQNKNVYTWNFMIATYVHKNCFHEALHCFNTFLKSGFHPDFYTFPPVIKACRSLIDGIKLHCLVLKLGFEFDVFVGASLIHMYSKFRFVGDARKLFDEMPTRDCGAWNAMISGYCQNGNVVEVVDVVDEMRKEGVVMDGFAAASVLSVCAKLRDVLVGRLIHLLVIKLGLEFDSFVCNALIAMYAEFGSLGSARKVFDHMVVRDIVSWNSIIAAYEQNNDAVSARFFFDEMLRVRMQPDLLTLVSLASIVARLNDHSNCRSVYGFVLRRGWFVEDPVIGNAIMDMYSKLGLTDSARAVFEILPIKDVISWNTLITGYAQNGFASKAIEVYNLMEECADVIPTQGTWVSILPAYSHLGALRQGMKIHGLVIKNSLYSDVFVGTCLIDMYGKCGKLDDAMSLFYEVHRKDSVPWNAIISCHAIHGHCENVLKLFREMIGDGVKPDHVTFVSLLSACSHCGSVSDGQRYFHMMQEEYKIKPSLKHYGCMVDLYGRAGELEMAYKLIKNMPITPDASMWGVLLGACRIHGNVELGKYALDRLFEVDSGNAGYYVLLSNIYATAGKWEGADNMRALARDRGLKKTPGWSSVEVNNKVDVFRTADKTHPKYEEIYKELIKLTAKMKILGYVPDLSFVLQDVEEDEKEHILMSHSERLAIAYAIISTPPKTQIRIFKNLRVCGDCHTATKYIARITEREIIVRDSNRFHHFKNGICSCGDYW